From Mannheimia pernigra, one genomic window encodes:
- a CDS encoding FCD domain-containing protein has translation MAPEDLRSYKKIGQELKAELLSGAYKVGDKLPAERDLSNYFNVSRTVIREALIMLELENLVEVRKGSGVYVINLPKVNVEETDDLPDVGPFELLQARQLLESSIAEFAAIQATRADVLQLKDILERERKNLEHGDEDYVADEDFHKTIAEITQNEVIIRMQKDLWEYRTNSPMWKGLHAHIPDQSYRYLWLKDHENIIAAIQRKDPVMARKMMWQHLENVKQKLFELSDLDDPNFDGYLFNVSPLAVNF, from the coding sequence ATGGCACCTGAAGATTTACGTTCTTATAAAAAAATAGGGCAAGAGCTAAAAGCAGAATTACTGAGTGGAGCTTATAAAGTAGGCGACAAATTACCAGCAGAACGTGATTTATCAAACTACTTCAATGTAAGTCGCACAGTGATTCGTGAGGCGCTTATTATGCTTGAGCTTGAAAATTTAGTAGAAGTTCGTAAAGGTTCGGGTGTTTATGTGATCAATTTACCAAAGGTAAATGTTGAAGAAACGGATGATTTACCCGATGTTGGACCATTTGAATTGTTACAAGCAAGGCAATTATTGGAAAGCAGTATTGCTGAATTTGCAGCAATTCAAGCAACCAGAGCAGATGTTTTACAACTCAAAGACATCTTAGAGCGTGAACGTAAAAACCTAGAGCATGGTGATGAAGACTATGTTGCAGATGAAGATTTTCACAAAACGATTGCAGAAATTACGCAAAATGAGGTGATTATTCGTATGCAGAAAGATCTTTGGGAGTATAGGACAAATAGCCCCATGTGGAAAGGATTACACGCTCATATTCCTGATCAAAGTTACCGCTATTTATGGTTGAAAGATCACGAAAATATTATTGCAGCTATACAGAGAAAAGATCCTGTGATGGCGAGAAAAATGATGTGGCAACATTTAGAAAATGTAAAACAAAAACTATTTGAGTTATCGGATTTAGACGATCCAAACTTTGATGGTTACTTGTTTAATGTTAGTCCGTTAGCTGTTAATTTTTAA
- a CDS encoding TIM-barrel domain-containing protein — MKTLKNWQFSKHENNRIDIQCERDIGLHIFVLEKDIFRIAFTRNNEFRVPATWAVSPNTDDVQWEGRDKWSVEGFSLPDYEVNESANSLEISTACLKVIVHQPLYLEWQRKVDGEWKTFASDRKTGAYLFGISNTNVTHYLNRSMNEQYYGLGEKTGNLNRHGRRFEMRNIDAMGYNAEHMDPLYKHIPFYITHAEEASYGIYYDNLAPCWFVLGSEIDNYHAYYRNYKAEDGDLDYYMILGPQILDVTKKYTQLTGGTIFGPRWSLGYSGSTMSYTDAPDAQEQLKKFVDLCREHNIPCDSFQLSSGYTSISGKRYVFNWNYDKVPQPKLMSKYFLDAGMNLAANIKPCLLQDHPRYNEIAEKGLFIKDSESDNPERSMFWDDEGSHLDFTNPATVDWWKSNVKTLLMEMGIGSTWNDNNEYEVWDDYAKCHFFGKGLPIKLIRPLQPLLMMKSSFEAQKEFAPNLRPYLISRSGSSGMNRYVQTWSGDNRTSWHTLKYNIKMGLGMSLSALYNVGHDVGGFSGNKPEPELFVRWVQNGVMHPRFTIHSWNDDKTVNEPWMYPEVTNIIRDAIQLRYRLMPYIYNLLWQAHTQAEPMLRPTFLDHEHDTKTFAENDDYLFGKDLLIASIVEEGQRKRDVYLPCNYTGWYDFYTHQWYYGGETITVDAPIERIPLFLRAGSIIPLGSKGRSNTLIDNYRELLIMPFIDQGKAISSIFDDDGASFDYLNGTHLTLDIELNCSNTAVEVNLTKTGEYEPQYKELVFRLPHPEKRQLIVNGKPVENGYKLSISEI; from the coding sequence ATGAAAACATTAAAAAATTGGCAGTTTAGCAAGCACGAAAATAATCGCATTGATATCCAATGTGAACGTGATATTGGATTGCATATTTTTGTATTAGAAAAAGATATTTTCCGTATAGCCTTTACCCGTAACAATGAATTTAGGGTTCCTGCAACTTGGGCGGTTAGTCCTAATACAGATGATGTGCAATGGGAAGGTAGAGATAAGTGGTCTGTAGAAGGTTTTTCATTACCTGATTATGAGGTGAATGAATCTGCAAATTCTTTAGAAATTTCGACCGCTTGTTTAAAAGTCATTGTACATCAGCCACTTTATTTGGAATGGCAGCGTAAAGTTGATGGAGAGTGGAAAACCTTTGCATCAGATCGTAAAACAGGGGCTTATTTATTCGGTATTTCTAATACTAACGTTACTCACTATCTAAATCGTAGCATGAATGAGCAATATTATGGTTTGGGAGAAAAAACAGGGAATTTAAACCGACACGGTCGTCGTTTTGAGATGCGTAATATTGATGCTATGGGCTATAACGCGGAGCATATGGATCCACTTTATAAACATATTCCGTTTTATATTACTCACGCTGAAGAAGCAAGCTACGGTATTTATTACGACAACTTAGCTCCTTGTTGGTTTGTGTTAGGTAGTGAAATTGATAACTACCACGCTTATTATCGCAATTACAAAGCCGAAGATGGTGATCTAGATTACTATATGATTTTAGGTCCGCAAATTTTAGATGTAACCAAGAAATATACTCAATTAACAGGTGGTACTATTTTTGGACCTCGTTGGAGCCTAGGCTATAGTGGCTCAACAATGAGTTATACCGATGCACCTGATGCTCAAGAACAGCTGAAAAAATTTGTTGATTTATGTCGTGAGCATAATATCCCGTGTGATTCATTCCAATTATCATCAGGCTATACTTCGATTAGCGGTAAACGCTATGTGTTTAACTGGAATTATGACAAAGTTCCACAACCGAAATTAATGAGTAAATACTTTTTGGATGCAGGAATGAATTTGGCCGCAAATATTAAGCCTTGTTTATTGCAAGATCACCCTCGCTATAATGAGATTGCAGAAAAAGGATTATTCATTAAGGATTCAGAGTCAGATAATCCAGAGCGTTCAATGTTTTGGGACGATGAGGGATCACACTTAGATTTTACCAATCCGGCAACAGTAGATTGGTGGAAATCTAATGTGAAAACCCTATTAATGGAAATGGGGATTGGTTCAACTTGGAATGACAATAATGAGTATGAAGTTTGGGACGATTATGCTAAGTGCCATTTCTTTGGTAAGGGGCTACCGATTAAACTTATTCGACCACTTCAGCCATTGTTGATGATGAAATCGTCCTTTGAGGCTCAAAAAGAGTTTGCGCCGAATCTTCGACCTTATTTGATCTCTCGTTCTGGTTCATCAGGTATGAACCGTTATGTCCAAACTTGGTCTGGTGATAACCGTACTAGTTGGCATACATTGAAATATAATATCAAAATGGGCTTAGGTATGAGCTTATCTGCTCTATATAATGTTGGGCACGATGTTGGTGGTTTCTCTGGTAATAAGCCAGAGCCAGAGCTGTTTGTGCGTTGGGTTCAAAATGGGGTAATGCACCCTCGTTTTACTATCCATTCTTGGAATGATGATAAAACAGTTAATGAGCCTTGGATGTATCCTGAAGTAACTAATATTATCCGTGATGCAATTCAGTTACGTTACCGCTTAATGCCATATATCTATAATTTACTATGGCAAGCACATACACAAGCAGAGCCAATGTTACGTCCGACATTCTTAGATCATGAGCACGATACAAAGACATTTGCTGAAAACGATGATTATCTGTTTGGTAAGGATTTGTTGATTGCATCAATAGTAGAAGAAGGGCAACGTAAACGAGATGTTTACTTACCTTGTAATTATACAGGTTGGTATGATTTTTATACACATCAATGGTATTATGGTGGAGAAACAATTACGGTTGATGCACCTATAGAGCGTATTCCATTATTCCTAAGAGCTGGTTCTATTATTCCTCTTGGTTCAAAAGGACGCTCTAACACATTGATAGATAATTACCGTGAATTATTAATTATGCCGTTTATTGATCAAGGTAAAGCAATATCATCTATTTTTGATGATGATGGAGCAAGTTTTGATTATTTAAATGGTACACATTTAACCTTAGACATTGAGTTAAATTGCTCAAATACAGCAGTTGAAGTCAATTTAACTAAAACAGGTGAATATGAGCCACAATATAAAGAACTTGTCTTTAGATTGCCTCACCCTGAGAAACGTCAATTAATTGTAAATGGCAAACCTGTTGAAAATGGCTATAAGTTATCCATTTCAGAAATTTAA